One region of Microbacterium sp. M28 genomic DNA includes:
- a CDS encoding ATP-dependent helicase, producing MSDVLERFTPATQDWFRGAFAAPTSAQSGAWDAISAGKHALVVAPTGSGKTLSAFLWAIDSIFRERAAATDDADDVPRTRVLYISPLKALGVDVERNLRSPLVGIGQSARRLGETAPSVTVGVRSGDTTSSDRRKLVSNPPDILITTPESLYLMLTSRAGETLRGVHTVIIDEVHAVAATKRGAHLAVSLERLDALRRARGIETPAQRIGLSATVRPIDEVARFLGGSEPVEIVAPRATKTFELGVVVPIADMTNPPAPPGAPDPMAPDDAEYTEVTGSVWPHVEEAIVDRILQNNSTIVFANSRRLAERLTGRLNEIYTERNGDDPPPAPARRVPAQMPAQGGATAGADAVLAKAHHGSVSKEQRAQVEEELKSGILRCVVATSSLELGIDMGAVDLVIQVEAPPSAASGLQRVGRAGHQVGEISRAALFPKHRGDVLHTAIVTERMLAGKIEAISVPRNPLDILAQQTVAACAIDPIGVEDWFETVRRSAPFQSLPRSAYEATLDLLAGRFPSDEFAELRPRLVWDRDAGTLTGRPGAQRIAVTSGGTIPDRGLFGVFVAGETTGARVGELDEEMVYESRVGDVFTLGTTSWRIAEITHDRVNVIPAYGQPGRVPFWHGDGIGRPFELGEALGAFSREISSAEPAKATQRLMDAGLDEMARDNLMAHLSEQRAATGTLPTDRTLTIERGHDEVGDWRIILHSPYGMKVHAPWALAINARVRERLGVEGSAVASDDGIIVRIPDADSEPPGADLFVFDPDELEQLVTEEVGGSALFASRFRECAARALLMPRTNPNRRSPLWQQRQRSAQLLEVARRHPTFPVILETLREVLQDVYDLPALRRLATWIADRRVRLVETEPAQPSPYARDLLFGYVGAFMYEGDSPLAERRAAALSVDPALLGELLGTVEMRELLDPDVIAQFEREAQRLDPDRRARGVEGVADLLRMLGPLDAAEVAARLEPSDGGTAPPEAEASAHLEALVAARRAIPVTIGAVPRIAAIEDAARLRDALGAALPTGIPVAFLEQVSDPLGDLVARHARTHGPFTTEAVATRFGIGAAVARHTLQRLESAGRLSSGYFLSAAEAASDDGPEWCDTEVLRRLRMRSLAAIRGSVEPVEPAAFARFLPDWQHLSRPVEGLEGVLSVIEQLAGVPIPASAWESLVLPSRVRDYSPALLDELTANGEVIWSGHGTLPGRDGWVSLHPVDLAPFTLPDPDETEIAPDSLEARLLDALGTGGASFASHLRDRIGAENEQSVLDALWTLTWSGRVTNDTFAPVRKLLAGGSQAHKAVRRAPRARTYRGVSFAGAAARPTITGGRWSLLPAGESDPARRATVSAGLLLDRYGVVTRGSAQSEGVPGGFAQVYRVLAGFEEAGHCRRGYVIEKLGAAQFAASTTVDRLRTFAGLSDPPPRRAITLAATDPANPYGAALPWPRREGVTHRPGRKAGGLVVLVDGALVLYLERGGRTVLAFSDDEQALHAAAADLATTSRARRLETLTVEKVNGEPVYGTPFALALQEAGFVATPRGYTLRKAI from the coding sequence ATGAGCGATGTGCTCGAGCGCTTCACGCCGGCGACCCAGGACTGGTTCCGCGGGGCGTTCGCCGCGCCCACATCAGCGCAGTCGGGCGCGTGGGATGCGATCTCCGCGGGCAAGCACGCGCTCGTGGTCGCGCCGACGGGCTCGGGCAAGACGCTGTCGGCGTTCCTCTGGGCGATCGACAGCATCTTCCGTGAGCGCGCCGCGGCGACCGACGACGCCGACGATGTGCCGCGGACGCGCGTGCTCTACATCTCGCCGCTGAAGGCACTGGGCGTCGATGTCGAGCGCAACCTCCGTTCGCCCCTGGTGGGCATCGGGCAGTCGGCTCGGCGACTCGGCGAGACCGCACCGTCGGTCACCGTCGGGGTCCGCTCGGGCGACACCACCTCGAGCGACCGCCGAAAGCTCGTGTCGAATCCCCCCGACATCCTCATCACCACGCCCGAATCGCTTTACCTCATGCTGACGAGCCGGGCGGGTGAGACCCTGCGCGGTGTGCACACGGTCATCATCGACGAGGTGCACGCCGTCGCCGCGACCAAGAGGGGCGCGCACCTCGCGGTGAGCCTCGAGCGGCTGGACGCCCTGCGTCGGGCGCGGGGCATCGAGACGCCGGCGCAGCGCATCGGACTGTCGGCGACCGTTCGCCCGATCGACGAGGTCGCCCGCTTCCTCGGCGGCTCGGAGCCGGTCGAGATCGTCGCGCCCCGCGCCACGAAGACGTTCGAGCTCGGGGTCGTGGTTCCGATCGCCGACATGACGAATCCCCCGGCACCCCCGGGCGCGCCCGATCCGATGGCCCCGGACGACGCGGAGTACACCGAGGTCACCGGGTCGGTCTGGCCGCACGTCGAAGAGGCGATCGTCGACCGGATCCTGCAGAACAACTCGACGATCGTGTTCGCGAACTCACGTCGTCTCGCCGAGCGCCTCACCGGCCGGCTCAATGAGATCTACACCGAGCGCAACGGCGACGATCCACCGCCCGCACCCGCCCGAAGGGTACCGGCGCAGATGCCCGCCCAGGGCGGCGCCACCGCCGGCGCCGACGCCGTGCTCGCCAAGGCCCACCACGGATCGGTCTCCAAGGAGCAGCGCGCCCAGGTCGAGGAGGAGTTGAAGTCCGGCATCCTGCGCTGCGTCGTCGCGACCAGCAGCCTCGAGCTCGGCATCGACATGGGCGCCGTCGATCTCGTGATCCAGGTCGAGGCGCCGCCCTCAGCGGCATCCGGCTTGCAACGCGTCGGACGCGCAGGACACCAGGTCGGCGAGATCAGCCGTGCCGCGCTCTTCCCCAAGCACCGAGGCGACGTGCTGCACACGGCGATCGTGACCGAGCGGATGCTGGCGGGCAAGATCGAAGCGATCTCCGTGCCGCGCAATCCGCTCGACATCCTCGCGCAGCAGACCGTCGCCGCGTGCGCGATCGATCCGATCGGCGTCGAGGACTGGTTCGAGACGGTCCGCCGGTCCGCGCCGTTCCAGTCTCTTCCGCGTTCCGCTTACGAGGCGACGCTCGATCTGCTGGCGGGCCGCTTCCCATCCGACGAGTTCGCCGAGCTGCGTCCGCGCCTGGTCTGGGATCGCGACGCCGGGACGCTCACCGGTCGCCCCGGCGCCCAGCGGATCGCCGTGACCAGCGGCGGGACGATCCCCGATCGCGGCCTGTTCGGCGTCTTCGTCGCCGGCGAGACGACCGGGGCCAGGGTCGGCGAGCTCGATGAGGAGATGGTCTACGAATCGCGTGTGGGTGATGTGTTCACCCTCGGGACCACGAGCTGGCGCATCGCCGAGATCACGCACGACCGCGTCAACGTCATCCCCGCGTACGGCCAACCAGGCCGAGTGCCGTTCTGGCACGGCGACGGCATCGGGCGTCCGTTCGAGCTCGGCGAAGCACTCGGGGCATTCTCCCGTGAAATCTCATCGGCCGAGCCGGCGAAGGCGACGCAGCGCCTCATGGACGCCGGTCTCGACGAGATGGCGCGCGACAATCTCATGGCGCATCTGTCCGAACAGCGCGCCGCCACCGGAACGCTGCCGACCGATCGGACGCTGACCATCGAACGAGGGCACGACGAGGTCGGCGACTGGCGGATCATCCTGCATTCTCCGTACGGCATGAAGGTCCACGCCCCCTGGGCGCTGGCGATCAACGCCCGTGTCAGGGAGCGGCTCGGCGTCGAGGGATCCGCGGTGGCCAGCGACGACGGCATCATCGTCCGCATCCCGGATGCCGACAGCGAACCACCGGGCGCCGACCTGTTCGTGTTCGACCCCGACGAGCTCGAACAGCTCGTGACGGAGGAGGTCGGCGGCTCCGCGCTGTTCGCGTCGCGGTTCCGCGAATGCGCCGCACGTGCGCTGCTCATGCCGCGGACGAACCCGAACCGGCGTTCCCCGCTGTGGCAGCAGCGGCAGCGCAGCGCCCAACTGCTCGAAGTCGCCAGACGGCATCCGACGTTTCCGGTGATCCTGGAGACGCTGCGCGAAGTGCTGCAGGACGTGTACGACCTCCCTGCCCTGCGCAGACTCGCGACGTGGATCGCCGATCGGCGCGTCCGCCTCGTCGAGACCGAACCGGCCCAACCGTCGCCGTACGCCCGCGACCTGCTGTTCGGCTACGTGGGCGCCTTCATGTACGAAGGCGATTCCCCGCTCGCCGAGCGCCGCGCGGCCGCGCTCTCGGTGGACCCCGCTCTGCTGGGCGAGTTGCTCGGCACGGTCGAGATGCGCGAGCTGCTCGACCCCGACGTCATCGCGCAGTTCGAGCGAGAGGCGCAGCGACTCGACCCGGATCGCCGCGCCCGCGGCGTCGAGGGCGTCGCCGACCTCCTGCGGATGCTCGGGCCGTTGGATGCCGCGGAGGTGGCGGCGCGCCTCGAGCCGTCCGACGGGGGGACCGCGCCACCGGAGGCCGAGGCGTCGGCGCACCTCGAGGCGCTCGTCGCCGCGCGGCGGGCGATCCCCGTCACGATCGGCGCCGTCCCGCGCATCGCGGCGATCGAGGATGCCGCGCGACTGCGCGATGCACTCGGTGCCGCGCTGCCCACCGGTATCCCCGTCGCCTTCCTCGAGCAGGTATCCGACCCGCTCGGCGACCTCGTCGCCCGCCATGCCCGCACCCATGGGCCCTTCACGACCGAGGCGGTCGCGACGCGTTTCGGCATCGGAGCAGCGGTGGCCAGGCACACGCTGCAGCGGTTGGAGAGCGCGGGGCGGCTCAGCAGCGGCTACTTCCTGTCCGCCGCCGAAGCCGCCTCGGACGACGGTCCGGAGTGGTGCGACACCGAGGTGCTGCGGCGTCTGCGGATGCGGTCGCTCGCCGCGATCCGCGGCAGCGTCGAGCCGGTCGAGCCGGCGGCGTTCGCGCGGTTCCTGCCCGACTGGCAGCATCTGTCCCGGCCGGTGGAGGGCCTCGAAGGCGTCCTGAGCGTGATCGAGCAGCTCGCCGGCGTACCGATCCCGGCCAGCGCCTGGGAATCGCTCGTGCTGCCGTCCCGCGTGCGGGACTACTCGCCCGCGCTGCTCGACGAACTGACCGCGAACGGCGAGGTCATCTGGTCCGGACACGGGACGCTGCCTGGACGCGACGGATGGGTGTCCCTGCATCCGGTGGATCTCGCCCCCTTCACGCTCCCCGACCCCGACGAGACCGAGATCGCCCCCGATTCCCTCGAGGCTCGACTGCTGGACGCGCTCGGCACGGGCGGCGCCTCGTTCGCCTCGCACCTGCGCGACCGGATCGGGGCGGAGAACGAGCAGTCGGTCCTCGACGCCCTGTGGACGCTGACCTGGTCGGGTCGCGTCACCAACGACACGTTCGCCCCCGTGCGGAAGCTGCTCGCCGGCGGCTCGCAGGCGCACAAAGCCGTCCGACGCGCGCCGCGTGCACGCACGTATCGAGGCGTGTCCTTCGCCGGTGCCGCGGCCCGTCCGACGATCACCGGCGGACGGTGGTCGCTGCTGCCGGCCGGCGAGTCCGACCCCGCCCGTCGTGCGACCGTCTCCGCGGGGCTGCTGCTCGACCGCTACGGCGTCGTGACGCGCGGCTCGGCGCAGTCCGAGGGGGTTCCCGGCGGTTTCGCCCAGGTGTACCGCGTGCTGGCCGGGTTCGAGGAGGCGGGGCATTGCCGGCGCGGGTACGTGATCGAGAAGCTCGGAGCCGCGCAGTTCGCGGCCTCCACGACCGTCGATCGCCTGCGGACGTTCGCCGGCCTGTCCGATCCACCCCCGCGCAGGGCGATCACCCTCGCCGCCACCGACCCCGCGAACCCGTACGGCGCGGCGCTCCCCTGGCCGCGCCGCGAGGGCGTCACGCATCGACCGGGGCGCAAGGCCGGTGGGCTGGTGGTGCTCGTCGACGGCGCGCTCGTGCTCTACCTCGAACGGGGCGGGCGCACGGTGCTGGCCTTCAGCGACGATGAACAGGCGCTGCACGCTGCGGCCGCCGATCTCGCGACGACCTCGCGCGCCCGCAGGCTCGAGACCCTCACCGTCGAGAAGGTGAACGGCGAACCGGTGTACGGCACGCCGTTCGCGCTCGCCCTGCAGGAAGCCGGGTTCGTCGCGACACCGCGCGGCTACACCCTGCGCAAGGCGATCTGA
- a CDS encoding ABC-F family ATP-binding cassette domain-containing protein, with translation MSTPTLHASVTLDRLTFAWPDGSIALDSVSGAFGTGRTGLVGRNGSGKSTLLRLMAGELTPTSGSVHTTGEVASLPQRLTLDTDRRVAELLGVAAALDAVRAIESGDVDPAHFDAVGDDWDIEARAAASLAEAGLDPSFLDRRVGELSGGEAVLVAIAGIRLRRAPITLLDEPTNNLDRDARAKLADMVRSWKGTLIVVSHDLGLLELMDDTAELYAHTLSVFGGPYSEWRAWLDAEQDAAKQAERDASQALKKEKRQRIEAESKLATRAQMGRKAFEEKRVPKIIANGRKMAAEVSAGRLRTEVAAKEEAARAALDQAGRRIRSDDTMKIELPDPEVSRSRRIATIGGDEREWIVQGPERVALIGRNGAGKTTLLERLVSGASEPGSGLHVEAHTDRIGYLPQRIDGLDESRSVFENIAAAAPAIPEKELRNRLARFLIRGRTTDRPVGSLSGGERFRVALAKLLLADPAPHLVVLDEPTNNLDLDTVDQVVEALRAYRGAVLVVSHDDAFLKRLDLDLTLAIDADGDLSQVE, from the coding sequence ATGTCAACCCCGACCCTTCATGCTTCGGTCACGCTCGACCGCCTCACCTTCGCCTGGCCCGACGGCTCGATCGCGCTCGACAGCGTCTCGGGCGCGTTCGGCACGGGCCGCACCGGTCTCGTCGGTCGCAACGGCTCTGGCAAGTCCACGCTGCTGCGCCTGATGGCCGGTGAGCTGACGCCGACCTCCGGCTCGGTCCACACCACGGGGGAGGTCGCGTCCCTCCCCCAGCGCCTGACCCTCGACACCGACCGCCGGGTCGCAGAGCTTCTCGGCGTGGCCGCCGCTCTCGACGCCGTGCGGGCGATCGAGTCCGGCGACGTCGACCCCGCGCACTTCGATGCCGTGGGAGACGATTGGGACATCGAGGCGCGCGCCGCGGCATCCCTCGCCGAAGCCGGACTCGACCCGTCGTTCCTGGACCGGCGGGTCGGAGAGCTCTCCGGCGGCGAGGCCGTGCTCGTGGCGATCGCCGGCATCCGCCTGCGGCGCGCGCCGATCACGCTGCTCGACGAACCGACCAACAACCTGGACCGTGACGCGCGGGCGAAGCTCGCCGACATGGTCCGGTCGTGGAAGGGCACTCTGATCGTGGTCAGCCACGATCTCGGCCTGCTCGAACTCATGGACGACACGGCCGAGCTGTACGCGCACACGCTCAGCGTCTTCGGCGGGCCGTACTCCGAATGGCGCGCCTGGCTGGACGCCGAACAGGATGCCGCGAAGCAGGCCGAGCGGGACGCCTCGCAGGCCTTGAAGAAGGAGAAGCGCCAGCGGATCGAGGCGGAGTCCAAGCTCGCGACCCGCGCGCAGATGGGGCGGAAGGCGTTCGAGGAGAAGCGCGTGCCGAAGATCATCGCCAACGGGAGGAAGATGGCCGCCGAGGTGTCCGCCGGTCGGCTGCGCACCGAGGTCGCCGCGAAGGAGGAGGCCGCGCGCGCCGCACTCGACCAGGCTGGTCGCCGCATCCGCTCGGACGACACGATGAAGATCGAGCTCCCGGATCCGGAGGTCTCGCGCAGCCGCCGCATCGCCACGATCGGCGGTGACGAACGGGAGTGGATCGTCCAGGGTCCGGAGCGCGTCGCGCTGATCGGCCGCAACGGCGCCGGTAAGACGACGCTGCTGGAGCGACTCGTGAGCGGCGCGTCGGAACCGGGATCGGGACTGCACGTCGAAGCGCACACCGACCGCATCGGCTACCTGCCGCAGCGGATCGACGGCCTCGACGAGTCCCGCTCGGTGTTCGAGAACATCGCGGCGGCGGCGCCCGCGATCCCCGAGAAGGAGCTGCGCAACCGTCTGGCGCGCTTTCTCATCCGCGGCAGGACGACGGACCGCCCCGTGGGGTCGCTGTCCGGCGGCGAGCGCTTCCGCGTGGCTCTGGCGAAGCTGCTCCTGGCCGATCCGGCGCCGCACCTCGTTGTGCTCGACGAACCGACGAACAACCTCGACCTCGACACGGTCGATCAGGTCGTCGAGGCGCTGCGGGCGTACCGCGGAGCGGTGCTCGTGGTGAGTCACGACGACGCGTTCCTGAAGCGTCTCGATCTCGATCTCACGCTCGCGATCGACGCGGACGGCGACCTGTCGCAGGTGGAGTGA
- a CDS encoding alpha/beta hydrolase, translating into MEDELTIDDTITRWAPGARDGRPLVVLLHGYGADEHDLFGVVPYLPEGIAVASLAAPLTPPWPMPGRSWYPIEDLDSRSPEPTTAAARAVLAWLDAAASGASSVALLGFSQGAAVSLQALRLAPERFDAVVALSGYATPGDLPRDDELRELRPAVFWGRGTNDDVIPPDLIAHTALWLPEHADLSGRVYQGLTHSISEDELLDVRVFLDKWLERIA; encoded by the coding sequence GTGGAAGACGAGCTGACGATCGACGACACGATCACGCGCTGGGCGCCAGGAGCCAGGGACGGCCGGCCGCTCGTCGTGCTGCTGCACGGCTACGGGGCCGACGAGCACGACCTGTTCGGCGTCGTCCCCTACCTGCCGGAAGGCATCGCTGTCGCGTCGCTCGCCGCTCCCCTCACGCCGCCATGGCCCATGCCAGGCCGCTCGTGGTATCCGATCGAGGATCTGGACTCGCGCAGCCCGGAGCCGACGACGGCCGCCGCCCGAGCCGTCCTGGCCTGGTTGGATGCCGCGGCATCCGGAGCGTCATCCGTGGCGCTGCTCGGCTTCTCGCAGGGCGCCGCGGTGTCGCTGCAGGCGCTGCGCCTGGCGCCCGAGCGATTCGATGCCGTCGTCGCGCTGAGCGGCTACGCGACACCCGGAGATCTGCCTCGCGATGACGAGCTCCGGGAGCTGCGCCCCGCTGTCTTCTGGGGCCGGGGCACCAACGATGACGTGATCCCGCCGGATCTGATCGCGCACACCGCGCTCTGGCTGCCCGAGCACGCGGATCTCTCCGGCCGCGTCTATCAGGGGCTCACGCACAGCATCTCCGAAGACGAACTGCTCGACGTCCGCGTCTTCCTGGACAAGTGGCTCGAGCGGATCGCCTGA
- a CDS encoding NUDIX hydrolase family protein produces MTVRTPDPDPEDSDDDLARFGEVPAEAGNPGWLSEIELAEARRRLPMLYVEALPVRTDGVGQVTEVGILLRSTPLGEMTRTIVSGRVRFGETIRDALFRHVENDLGPMAFPLLPPQPAPFAVAEYFPIPGVSAFHDDRQHAVSLAYVVPVTGTCEPRTDALEVTWFSPEEAASDEVSAEMEGGRGTLIRQALASLGLLR; encoded by the coding sequence ATGACCGTCCGCACGCCTGATCCAGACCCCGAGGACTCCGACGACGACCTCGCACGATTCGGCGAGGTGCCTGCTGAGGCGGGCAACCCCGGCTGGCTGAGCGAGATCGAGCTCGCCGAGGCGCGCCGCAGGCTGCCCATGCTCTACGTCGAGGCGCTCCCGGTGCGCACGGACGGCGTCGGGCAGGTCACCGAGGTCGGCATCCTGCTGCGTTCGACGCCGCTGGGCGAGATGACGCGGACGATCGTGTCCGGACGCGTCCGCTTCGGCGAGACGATCCGCGATGCGCTGTTCCGTCACGTCGAGAACGATCTCGGCCCGATGGCGTTCCCGCTGCTCCCGCCGCAGCCCGCGCCGTTCGCCGTGGCGGAGTACTTCCCGATCCCGGGCGTGAGCGCGTTCCACGACGACCGCCAGCATGCGGTCTCACTCGCCTACGTCGTTCCCGTCACGGGCACGTGCGAACCGCGGACCGACGCCCTCGAGGTCACCTGGTTCTCTCCGGAGGAAGCGGCCTCCGACGAGGTCTCCGCCGAGATGGAGGGCGGGAGGGGCACCCTCATCCGCCAGGCGCTGGCGAGCCTCGGCCTCCTCCGCTGA
- a CDS encoding dihydroxyacetone kinase family protein, which produces MTRLFNDPDDFATDSAAGFVAASARWVRPVTGGVVRSTRGAGPTVSVVIGGGSGHYPAFAGLVGPGLAHGAVMGNLFASPSAHQVHSVATAAHEGRGVLLSYGNYAGDVLHFGQAQERLRAAGVDCRTVTVTDDISSAPASEREKRRGIAGDLVVFKIAGAAAEAGLDLDEVERLAIAANDRTRSLGVAFSGCTLPGADEPLFTVPEGRMAVGLGIHGEPGIDEVDVPTAAGLAQLFVSSLLEEIPDGVNRDGARVVPILNGLGSVKYEELYVVYAEVDRLLSEAGLTVVSPEVGEFCTSFDMAGVSLTLLWLDDELEQLWLAACDTPAFRRGAVEGRIAVDTVAAEEEEFVIGAASAESQSAAQTIGRALSAMAAMLDAEAEELGRIDRIAGDGDHGIGMQRGSKAAAAAAEEAVAGGAGALTTLHHAGDAWADKGGGTSGAIWGEMLVALGTALGDDAEVDADAVGAGVARMKDAVMSFGKATVGDKTMIDAIVPFADRLTERLEAGDELVPAWTDAAALATEAAEATANLTAKLGRARSHGDKSLGTPDPGAVSFALITHTVLDILKGDD; this is translated from the coding sequence ATGACGCGCCTGTTCAACGATCCGGACGACTTCGCCACCGACTCCGCCGCCGGTTTCGTCGCCGCGAGCGCCCGATGGGTCCGTCCGGTCACCGGCGGCGTGGTCCGCTCGACCCGCGGCGCCGGACCCACCGTCTCGGTCGTGATCGGCGGGGGCAGCGGTCACTATCCCGCCTTCGCCGGCCTGGTCGGCCCCGGCCTCGCCCACGGTGCCGTCATGGGCAATCTCTTCGCCTCGCCGTCGGCGCATCAGGTGCACTCGGTCGCCACGGCCGCGCACGAGGGACGCGGCGTGCTGCTGAGCTACGGCAACTACGCCGGCGACGTGCTGCACTTCGGTCAGGCGCAGGAGCGTCTGCGTGCGGCAGGCGTCGACTGCCGCACGGTCACCGTCACGGACGACATCTCCAGCGCCCCGGCATCCGAGCGCGAGAAGCGCCGCGGGATCGCCGGCGACCTCGTCGTCTTCAAGATCGCCGGCGCGGCGGCCGAAGCCGGCCTCGACCTCGACGAGGTCGAGCGCCTCGCGATCGCCGCGAACGACCGCACCCGCTCGCTCGGCGTCGCCTTCAGCGGCTGCACGCTCCCCGGCGCAGACGAGCCCCTGTTCACGGTTCCCGAGGGGCGCATGGCGGTGGGTCTCGGCATCCACGGCGAACCGGGCATCGACGAGGTCGACGTGCCGACGGCCGCCGGCCTGGCGCAGCTGTTCGTGTCCTCGCTGCTCGAGGAGATCCCCGACGGAGTGAACCGTGACGGCGCGCGCGTCGTGCCGATCCTGAACGGCCTCGGAAGCGTCAAGTACGAAGAGCTCTACGTCGTCTACGCGGAGGTGGATCGACTGCTCTCCGAGGCGGGCCTCACCGTCGTCTCGCCCGAGGTGGGGGAGTTCTGCACGAGCTTCGACATGGCCGGCGTCTCCCTGACGCTGCTCTGGCTGGACGACGAGCTCGAGCAGCTCTGGCTCGCAGCCTGCGACACTCCGGCGTTCCGCCGCGGCGCCGTGGAGGGCCGCATCGCCGTCGACACGGTCGCGGCCGAGGAGGAGGAGTTCGTGATCGGCGCGGCCTCCGCCGAGTCGCAGAGCGCGGCGCAGACGATCGGTCGTGCGCTGTCCGCCATGGCCGCGATGCTGGACGCCGAAGCCGAAGAGCTCGGGCGCATCGACCGCATCGCCGGCGACGGCGACCACGGCATCGGAATGCAGCGCGGCAGCAAGGCCGCAGCTGCTGCGGCGGAGGAAGCCGTCGCGGGCGGCGCCGGTGCCCTCACCACGTTGCACCACGCCGGCGACGCCTGGGCGGACAAGGGCGGCGGAACCTCCGGCGCCATCTGGGGTGAGATGCTCGTGGCTCTCGGCACAGCGCTCGGCGACGATGCGGAGGTCGATGCGGATGCCGTCGGAGCCGGTGTGGCCCGCATGAAGGACGCCGTGATGTCCTTCGGCAAGGCCACGGTCGGCGACAAGACCATGATCGATGCGATCGTGCCGTTCGCGGATCGGCTCACCGAGCGGCTGGAAGCCGGCGACGAACTCGTCCCGGCCTGGACGGATGCCGCGGCGCTGGCGACCGAGGCGGCCGAGGCCACCGCGAACCTGACCGCCAAGCTCGGCCGTGCGCGTTCGCACGGCGATAAGAGCCTCGGCACCCCCGACCCCGGCGCGGTCTCGTTCGCGCTCATCACGCACACGGTTCTCGACATCCTGAAAGGGGATGACTGA
- a CDS encoding ribose-5-phosphate isomerase, with protein sequence MALRLVIGSDDAGFDYKERIKADLLNNPLVADVVDVGVDADGHTNYPTIATTAAEKVAAGEADRAILICGTGLGVAIAANKVQGIRAVTAHDSFSVERSVLSNDAQVLCMGQRVVGIELARRLAAEWLTYTFDPQSASAEKVDEICAYEAR encoded by the coding sequence ATGGCACTTCGACTGGTGATCGGCTCTGATGATGCAGGCTTCGATTACAAGGAGCGCATCAAGGCCGACCTGCTGAACAACCCGCTCGTCGCCGACGTCGTCGACGTGGGCGTCGACGCCGACGGGCACACCAACTACCCGACGATCGCGACCACGGCGGCTGAGAAGGTCGCCGCCGGCGAAGCCGACCGTGCGATCCTGATCTGCGGCACCGGCCTCGGCGTCGCGATCGCGGCGAACAAGGTGCAGGGCATCCGGGCCGTCACCGCGCACGACTCGTTCAGCGTCGAGCGCTCCGTGCTCTCCAACGACGCCCAGGTGTTGTGCATGGGCCAGCGCGTCGTCGGCATCGAGCTCGCCCGGCGCCTCGCGGCCGAGTGGCTCACCTACACCTTTGACCCGCAGAGCGCCTCGGCCGAGAAGGTCGACGAGATCTGCGCCTACGAAGCACGCTGA
- a CDS encoding triose-phosphate isomerase family protein codes for MAERMLIGASLKMYFSHARTVDWVSDVAAIVAEHPARDQVTAFVIPQYPSIPAALEHAGDLAVGAQDVATEDAGAFTGEVSAAVLAELGCRFVEVGHAERRRLFGDTDEVIAAKTHAALRNGLTPILCVGETDRAAPDAAAEACLAQIRSALSEATDAGVAGPLVIAYEPVWAIGAPEPADADHIRGVCSALRAQLGGDVSVIYGGSAGPGLLSQISDSVDGLFLGRFAHDPDAVRAILDEVGSLTA; via the coding sequence ATGGCGGAGCGGATGCTGATCGGCGCGAGCCTGAAGATGTACTTCTCGCATGCCCGCACGGTGGACTGGGTCTCGGATGTCGCCGCGATCGTCGCCGAGCATCCGGCCCGCGATCAGGTCACGGCGTTCGTGATCCCGCAGTACCCGTCCATCCCTGCGGCGCTCGAGCACGCCGGCGACCTCGCGGTCGGGGCGCAGGACGTCGCGACCGAGGATGCCGGCGCCTTCACCGGTGAGGTCTCGGCGGCCGTGCTGGCCGAGCTCGGCTGCCGATTCGTCGAGGTCGGTCACGCCGAGCGCCGTCGCCTGTTCGGCGACACCGATGAGGTCATCGCCGCCAAGACGCATGCCGCGCTGCGCAACGGGCTCACCCCCATCCTGTGCGTCGGCGAGACCGACCGTGCGGCACCGGATGCCGCGGCGGAGGCCTGCCTCGCGCAGATCCGCTCCGCACTGTCGGAGGCGACGGATGCGGGAGTCGCCGGCCCTCTCGTGATCGCGTACGAACCCGTCTGGGCGATCGGCGCACCGGAGCCGGCCGACGCCGATCACATCCGCGGCGTCTGCAGTGCTCTGCGCGCTCAGCTGGGCGGCGACGTGTCGGTGATCTACGGCGGCAGCGCCGGCCCCGGACTCCTCTCGCAGATCTCGGACAGCGTCGACGGCCTGTTCCTCGGACGTTTCGCGCACGACCCAGACGCGGTTCGTGCCATCCTCGATGAAGTGGGATCACTGACGGCGTGA